A region from the Altererythrobacter sp. H2 genome encodes:
- a CDS encoding AMP-binding protein encodes MASRFHLADLFETVARTVPDRLAVIGAHERLTFAELNDRCDRLAAGLAAHGVGRGDAVGLYLYNGPAYLEGFIAACKLGAVPYNVNYRYRADELRYLFANADSAAIIHGAEFSPVIREVRGDVPTLKVTVAVNDGSDAEISGSVPYAALLAHEPGGPWERSEDDYLLCYTGGTTGMPKGVMWPHRAFLFACAGGAGYFNPHGPLTDPSDIESRARDGYPLKLFPLAPLMHMAAMWAVWSALLNGLAIILDEGREFDAERVFDMAEREGANLIQFVGDAMATPLRDALRDNPGRWNLSGVINFGSGGAVFSQHLKDDLKALVPTAAITDGLGSSETGMSGLAEKSDEGVMRLPANAQQQIIVDGRIGVVGETGLIARTGNTPIGYYNDPVKTAETFVTIDGTLWAVSGDAGRLDADSMITVFGRGSTCINTGGEKVFPEEVEEVLRTHPAIFDAVVAGQPDPRWGERVIAVVSPRQGTAPPEYAEVKAYLAARLAGYKVPKSLVWVDEVKRSPAGKQDYRWAKQLAAEVA; translated from the coding sequence ATGGCCAGCCGGTTTCATCTTGCCGACCTGTTCGAGACTGTCGCCCGGACGGTTCCCGACCGGCTGGCGGTGATCGGTGCGCACGAGCGCCTGACCTTTGCCGAACTGAACGACCGCTGTGACCGGCTCGCCGCCGGGCTTGCGGCGCATGGCGTGGGGCGGGGCGATGCGGTTGGCCTCTACCTCTACAACGGGCCAGCCTATCTCGAGGGCTTCATTGCCGCCTGCAAGCTGGGTGCGGTGCCCTACAACGTGAATTACCGCTACCGCGCAGACGAGCTGCGATACCTGTTCGCCAATGCTGACAGTGCGGCCATCATCCACGGTGCGGAGTTTTCACCGGTCATCCGCGAAGTGCGGGGCGATGTGCCGACGCTCAAGGTGACCGTGGCCGTCAACGATGGTTCGGATGCCGAGATTTCCGGGTCCGTCCCCTATGCCGCCCTGCTGGCGCACGAGCCGGGTGGGCCGTGGGAGCGGAGCGAGGACGATTACCTGCTCTGCTATACCGGCGGTACCACCGGCATGCCCAAGGGCGTGATGTGGCCGCACCGGGCCTTCCTGTTCGCCTGCGCTGGCGGGGCGGGCTATTTCAACCCGCATGGGCCGCTCACCGACCCTTCCGATATCGAGAGCCGCGCGCGTGACGGCTATCCGCTGAAGCTGTTTCCGCTCGCCCCGCTGATGCACATGGCGGCGATGTGGGCGGTGTGGAGCGCCTTGCTCAATGGCCTTGCGATCATCCTCGACGAAGGCCGCGAGTTCGATGCCGAGCGGGTGTTCGACATGGCCGAGCGCGAGGGTGCCAACCTGATCCAGTTCGTCGGCGATGCCATGGCCACCCCGCTGCGCGATGCCTTGCGTGACAATCCGGGGCGCTGGAACCTGTCGGGCGTGATCAACTTCGGCTCGGGCGGGGCCGTGTTCTCGCAGCACCTCAAGGACGACCTCAAGGCGCTGGTGCCTACGGCCGCGATCACGGACGGGCTGGGCTCGTCGGAGACGGGCATGTCGGGACTGGCGGAGAAGTCTGACGAAGGCGTCATGCGCCTGCCTGCCAATGCGCAGCAGCAGATCATCGTCGATGGCCGGATCGGCGTGGTCGGCGAAACCGGTCTGATCGCCCGGACCGGCAATACGCCGATCGGCTACTACAACGACCCGGTGAAGACTGCCGAGACCTTCGTGACGATCGATGGCACGCTGTGGGCGGTATCCGGCGATGCGGGGCGGCTTGATGCGGACAGCATGATCACCGTGTTCGGTCGCGGTTCGACCTGCATCAACACCGGCGGCGAAAAGGTCTTTCCCGAGGAAGTGGAAGAGGTGCTGCGGACACACCCGGCGATCTTTGATGCGGTCGTGGCCGGGCAACCGGACCCGCGCTGGGGCGAGCGGGTGATAGCAGTGGTCTCGCCGCGTCAGGGCACGGCGCCGCCTGAATATGCCGAGGTGAAGGCCTACCTCGCGGCCAGGCTCGCCGGTTACAAGGTGCCCAAGTCGCTGGTCTGGGTGGACGAGGTCAAGCGCTCTCCGGCTGGCAAGCAGGACTACCGCTGGGCCAAACAGTTGGCGGCAGAGGTGGCATGA
- a CDS encoding class I adenylate-forming enzyme family protein, giving the protein MTQVDPLFAAVTAPGTPFELTERDGLLQFANAAPDLALMIDHARRHGDRTFLVDFSSDGAERRLTFEQVFAWRDQLVPMLQIRRGDRVAICMRNRAEWIVAFMAVVKAGGIAALLNSRGLPAELVAMLDDVTPALVLADSRRAALIREGGYQGRMLDLTKPFDGQEIERRAAQDLPDPGLAQPLDPVTILFTSGTTGRVKGAVLTHRSLITGLMLMQLSGVMVLHNMARAHGIPAETLMANLPQQSALLVYPLFHISGLGAAFLSPLFAGSKVVIMRRWDAQEAVRLIEAEKITLFSAVPTMMWDLLHRAKLGDADLSSLRNVASGGQALPVNLLDEIRAVCPQAVMGTGYGMTEASGSLAQAVGEDFIRNRASAGRVLPLAQVRIVAPDGTVMPTGQSGEIQLRGAMVMAGYWNRPDETAAAFTDDGWLKTGDVGYVDAEGYIFIVDRVKDMVISGGENIYCAEVERVMGEMPGVGECAAFGIPDERLGELLVAVVKGEGPGEQAVIDWVGERLARYKAPGRVAIVKDPLPRNDVGKVNKVALRAAWPNLIGEL; this is encoded by the coding sequence ATGACCCAGGTCGATCCCCTGTTCGCTGCGGTGACAGCGCCCGGCACGCCGTTTGAATTGACCGAGCGCGACGGGCTGCTGCAGTTCGCCAACGCCGCGCCCGACCTTGCCCTGATGATCGACCATGCCCGGCGGCACGGCGACAGGACGTTTCTGGTCGACTTCTCCTCCGACGGGGCCGAACGGCGCCTGACCTTCGAGCAGGTCTTCGCCTGGCGTGACCAGCTCGTGCCGATGCTGCAGATCAGGCGCGGCGACCGGGTGGCGATCTGCATGCGGAACCGGGCCGAGTGGATCGTCGCCTTCATGGCGGTGGTCAAGGCCGGGGGAATCGCGGCATTGCTCAACAGCCGCGGTTTGCCCGCCGAGCTGGTGGCGATGCTGGACGATGTCACGCCTGCGCTGGTGCTGGCTGACAGCCGCCGCGCAGCGCTGATCCGCGAGGGCGGCTATCAGGGCCGGATGCTCGATCTGACCAAGCCCTTCGACGGGCAGGAAATCGAGCGCCGCGCGGCCCAGGACCTGCCTGATCCCGGCCTTGCCCAGCCGCTCGATCCGGTCACGATCCTGTTCACCTCGGGCACCACCGGACGGGTCAAGGGCGCGGTTCTGACCCACCGCAGCCTGATCACGGGCCTTATGCTGATGCAGCTTTCGGGCGTGATGGTGCTGCACAACATGGCCAGGGCGCACGGCATCCCGGCCGAGACGCTGATGGCCAACCTGCCGCAGCAATCGGCGCTGCTGGTCTATCCGCTGTTCCATATATCGGGGCTTGGCGCAGCATTCCTTTCGCCCCTGTTCGCCGGTTCCAAGGTGGTGATCATGCGCCGCTGGGACGCGCAGGAGGCGGTGCGGCTGATCGAGGCAGAGAAGATCACCCTGTTCTCTGCCGTGCCGACGATGATGTGGGACCTGCTGCACCGGGCAAAGCTGGGCGATGCGGACCTCTCATCACTGCGCAATGTGGCTTCCGGCGGGCAGGCCCTGCCGGTCAACCTGCTCGACGAAATACGCGCGGTCTGCCCTCAGGCGGTCATGGGCACCGGCTATGGCATGACCGAGGCATCTGGCTCGCTGGCGCAGGCCGTGGGCGAGGATTTCATCCGCAATCGCGCCTCGGCCGGCCGGGTGCTGCCGCTGGCGCAGGTGCGGATTGTCGCACCCGATGGGACGGTCATGCCGACCGGCCAGAGCGGAGAAATCCAGCTCAGGGGCGCGATGGTCATGGCCGGCTACTGGAACCGCCCGGACGAAACCGCCGCTGCCTTCACCGACGACGGCTGGCTCAAGACCGGGGACGTCGGCTACGTCGATGCCGAGGGCTATATCTTCATCGTCGACCGGGTGAAGGACATGGTCATTTCCGGCGGCGAGAACATCTATTGTGCCGAAGTAGAGCGCGTCATGGGCGAAATGCCCGGCGTTGGGGAATGCGCCGCCTTCGGCATTCCTGACGAACGGCTGGGCGAACTGCTGGTCGCCGTGGTCAAGGGCGAGGGCCCGGGCGAACAGGCCGTGATCGACTGGGTCGGTGAACGGCTGGCCCGGTACAAGGCGCCGGGCCGCGTTGCCATCGTGAAAGACCCGCTGCCGCGCAACGACGTGGGCAAGGTCAACAAGGTCGCCCTGCGCGCGGCCTGGCCGAACCTGATTGGAGAACTGTGA
- a CDS encoding SDR family NAD(P)-dependent oxidoreductase, with protein MSGRVALVTGASRGAGRGIARGFGELGYTVYVTGRTVAPGDAKGWDGTVLPGTVAETAAEVTAAGGTGIAVMCDHADDAQVAALFAQIAREQGRLDVLVNNATYIHHQLIEKKPFWEKDLDAVKILDVGLRSAYVASWHAAQMMVKQGSGVIAFGSSFGGSCYMHGPAYGAQKAGVDKFAHDMEHDLRGSGVIAVSIWMGPLVTERSLIAQKTNPEQYEGFIEAAENPEFTAHIIDAIDRAPNRDELSGQTLIGAEIARELGVTDRGREKPSYRDMLGSPQPKNPAAVY; from the coding sequence ATGTCAGGCAGGGTAGCGCTGGTTACCGGTGCGAGCCGCGGGGCCGGTCGGGGCATTGCCCGGGGCTTCGGCGAGCTGGGATACACGGTCTATGTCACCGGCAGGACTGTCGCGCCCGGCGATGCCAAGGGGTGGGACGGCACGGTCCTGCCCGGCACCGTTGCCGAAACCGCCGCAGAAGTGACCGCCGCTGGCGGCACAGGTATCGCCGTGATGTGCGACCATGCCGATGATGCGCAGGTCGCCGCGCTGTTTGCGCAGATTGCCCGGGAGCAGGGCCGGCTCGACGTGCTGGTCAACAACGCGACCTATATCCATCACCAGCTGATCGAGAAGAAGCCGTTCTGGGAAAAGGATCTCGACGCGGTGAAGATCCTCGATGTCGGGCTGCGCTCGGCATATGTGGCGAGCTGGCATGCCGCGCAGATGATGGTGAAGCAGGGTTCCGGCGTGATTGCCTTCGGCTCGTCCTTTGGCGGTTCGTGTTACATGCACGGGCCTGCCTATGGCGCGCAGAAGGCCGGGGTCGACAAGTTTGCCCATGACATGGAGCATGACCTGCGCGGCAGCGGCGTGATCGCGGTCTCGATCTGGATGGGGCCGCTGGTGACCGAGCGTTCGCTGATTGCGCAGAAGACCAATCCTGAGCAGTACGAGGGCTTCATCGAGGCCGCCGAAAACCCCGAGTTCACCGCCCACATCATCGACGCCATCGACCGCGCGCCGAACCGGGATGAGCTGTCCGGCCAGACCCTGATCGGGGCCGAGATCGCCAGGGAGCTCGGCGTGACCGACCGCGGGCGCGAGAAGCCGAGCTATCGCGACATGCTGGGCAGCCCGCAGCCCAAGAACCCGGCCGCCGTCTACTGA
- a CDS encoding FAD-dependent oxidoreductase → MSVGWDQEVDVLVVGSGAGGMLSALVAAKNHAEVLIVEKEPQWGGTSATSGAGIWIPASDQAAAAGFHDSVEDAFKYVRALSADNVPDENIRAYVENAAKMLRWMGANTEIDYHAFPYPDYHAENPGGSPTGYRTHMPSPLDGRKLGDDVRTLRFASPAASLFGYLNWHFDETYILLFRAKGWWWHLARSLMRYWFDWPFRFTSRKDRRLTLGNALAGGLRLALNEAKVPLWLESPLVELIEEDGRVTGAVIRHRKRDLRVRARKGVVLAAGGFDKNQAMRDEHAPLYPNALYSGGTGGNTGDAIRAGQALGAETMNLQSTWAAPVFYIPGEDRGRLCTIERALPGSLMVNQRGERYLNEAASYHVTGQQMARRQREHGDASPSWFVFDHTYRHNYPVGPVYPLLPDWAQNGMVKTVLKKGRTIAELAEAMGVDAGRLEATMTRYNAHAAKGEDPDFHRGDAAYDRMYGDPRVTPNPCLRPLDKGPFYAMPIYPGDIGTNGGLKTDARARVLDGKGQPVAGLYAIGNSAASAMGESYPGAGVTIGPALTFGYIAANDLTGANAQ, encoded by the coding sequence ATGAGCGTAGGTTGGGATCAGGAAGTCGATGTCCTCGTTGTGGGATCGGGCGCGGGCGGAATGCTGTCGGCGCTGGTCGCAGCAAAGAACCATGCCGAAGTACTGATCGTCGAGAAGGAGCCGCAGTGGGGCGGCACCTCAGCCACTTCAGGGGCCGGCATCTGGATTCCCGCCAGCGACCAGGCGGCAGCAGCGGGCTTTCATGACAGCGTCGAGGATGCGTTCAAATATGTCCGTGCCCTGTCAGCCGACAATGTGCCGGACGAGAACATCCGCGCCTATGTCGAAAACGCTGCGAAAATGCTGCGCTGGATGGGCGCAAACACCGAGATCGATTACCACGCCTTCCCCTACCCTGATTACCATGCCGAAAACCCGGGCGGCTCGCCCACCGGTTATCGCACCCACATGCCTTCCCCGCTCGACGGGCGCAAACTGGGCGACGATGTGCGCACACTGCGCTTTGCCTCGCCGGCGGCGTCGCTGTTCGGCTATCTCAACTGGCACTTCGACGAGACCTACATCCTCTTGTTCCGGGCCAAGGGCTGGTGGTGGCATCTGGCCAGGAGCCTGATGCGCTACTGGTTCGACTGGCCGTTCCGTTTCACCTCGCGCAAGGACCGACGGCTTACGCTCGGCAATGCACTGGCGGGCGGACTGCGGCTGGCCCTGAACGAGGCCAAAGTGCCGCTGTGGCTGGAAAGCCCGCTGGTCGAACTGATCGAGGAAGACGGCCGGGTTACCGGCGCGGTGATCCGTCACAGGAAGCGCGATCTGCGGGTGCGCGCGCGCAAGGGCGTGGTGCTGGCAGCCGGGGGCTTCGACAAGAACCAGGCCATGCGTGACGAACACGCGCCGCTCTATCCCAATGCGCTCTATTCCGGCGGGACCGGCGGCAACACCGGTGACGCGATCCGCGCCGGACAAGCGCTGGGTGCCGAGACGATGAACCTGCAATCGACCTGGGCGGCCCCGGTTTTCTATATCCCGGGCGAGGATCGCGGGCGGCTGTGCACGATCGAACGCGCCCTGCCCGGCAGCCTGATGGTGAACCAGCGCGGCGAACGTTACCTCAACGAGGCGGCATCCTATCACGTGACCGGCCAGCAGATGGCCCGCCGCCAGCGCGAGCATGGCGATGCCAGCCCGAGCTGGTTCGTGTTCGACCACACCTATCGCCACAACTATCCGGTCGGCCCGGTCTATCCGCTGCTGCCCGACTGGGCGCAGAACGGCATGGTCAAGACAGTCCTCAAGAAGGGCAGGACCATCGCCGAACTCGCCGAAGCGATGGGCGTTGACGCCGGTCGTCTCGAAGCGACGATGACGCGGTACAATGCCCACGCCGCCAAGGGTGAAGACCCTGACTTCCACCGCGGCGATGCGGCCTATGACCGGATGTACGGCGATCCGCGCGTAACCCCCAATCCCTGCCTGCGCCCGCTCGACAAAGGGCCGTTCTATGCCATGCCGATCTATCCCGGCGATATCGGCACCAACGGCGGGCTGAAGACCGATGCGCGGGCCCGGGTGCTGGACGGCAAGGGCCAGCCAGTCGCCGGCCTCTACGCCATCGGCAACAGCGCGGCTTCGGCCATGGGTGAAAGCTATCCAGGTGCCGGTGTAACCATCGGCCCGGCACTGACCTTCGGCTATATCGCGGCGAATGACCTGACCGGAGCCAACGCCCAATGA
- a CDS encoding SDR family NAD(P)-dependent oxidoreductase, producing the protein MSQDLTGKVALVTGGSDGIGLATAALLARRGAQVVICGRRQELLDSARAQIEAEGGKVEAFQLDVTDFAAFEALIEDVATRHGRLDMLVNNAMSTHYAPISRLKLEHWRKDFAVNADAVFVGTKAAMKVMAAQGKGSIVNISSTTAIRAMANYSSYSASKAALIQFTAVAAMEGARQGIRVNAIVPGQVNTAATLDFATKAPELAAKTADAIPMGRGGQPEELAEAIVFMLSDAASYITGVALPVDGGKAAQLYIPS; encoded by the coding sequence ATGAGCCAGGATCTGACCGGAAAGGTCGCGCTCGTGACCGGCGGAAGCGACGGCATTGGTCTTGCCACCGCCGCGCTGCTGGCCCGGCGCGGCGCGCAAGTGGTGATCTGCGGGCGACGGCAGGAATTGCTCGACAGTGCCCGTGCCCAGATCGAAGCTGAAGGCGGCAAGGTTGAAGCATTTCAGCTCGACGTGACCGACTTTGCTGCCTTCGAGGCCTTGATTGAAGATGTCGCCACCCGCCACGGCCGGCTCGACATGCTGGTCAACAATGCCATGTCGACCCACTACGCCCCGATCAGCCGCCTGAAGCTGGAGCACTGGCGCAAGGACTTCGCCGTCAACGCCGACGCGGTATTCGTCGGCACCAAGGCCGCGATGAAAGTGATGGCGGCGCAGGGCAAGGGCTCGATCGTTAACATCTCCTCCACCACCGCAATTCGGGCCATGGCCAACTATTCCAGCTATTCGGCATCGAAGGCGGCACTGATCCAGTTCACTGCGGTGGCGGCAATGGAAGGGGCGCGGCAGGGCATCCGGGTCAACGCCATCGTCCCCGGTCAGGTGAACACCGCCGCCACGCTGGACTTTGCGACCAAGGCCCCCGAACTCGCCGCCAAGACCGCCGATGCCATCCCGATGGGCCGGGGCGGCCAGCCCGAAGAACTGGCAGAAGCGATCGTGTTCATGTTGTCGGATGCAGCCAGCTATATCACCGGTGTTGCCCTGCCGGTCGATGGCGGCAAGGCCGCGCAACTCTACATTCCGTCCTGA
- a CDS encoding nuclear transport factor 2 family protein, with protein sequence MTDSTLEARIDRLESLDAIRQLPAKYALALDMRDMDAMVSLFPADVRVGKDASGRQALRAYMDRTLRSPFTGTSHHIGGHVIEFDDADHAHGVVYSKNEHETPVEGGADEWVIMQMMYVDDYVRQDGRWYFARRLPLYWYATDLNKPPVGANKMRWPGTDWAEGTFHKLFPSYAEFWAREGDHGGPVPEPAPLEKFLETMRRGAAAPRIKVRAD encoded by the coding sequence ATGACCGATAGCACTCTGGAAGCGCGGATAGACCGTTTGGAATCGCTCGATGCGATCCGCCAGCTGCCCGCCAAATATGCGCTTGCGCTCGACATGCGCGACATGGACGCGATGGTCAGCCTGTTTCCGGCCGATGTGCGGGTGGGCAAGGACGCCAGCGGGAGGCAGGCCTTGCGCGCCTATATGGACCGCACCCTGCGCTCGCCGTTCACCGGCACCAGCCACCATATCGGCGGCCACGTGATCGAATTCGACGATGCGGATCATGCCCACGGTGTGGTCTATTCCAAGAACGAGCACGAGACCCCGGTGGAAGGCGGGGCGGACGAATGGGTCATCATGCAGATGATGTATGTTGACGATTATGTCCGCCAGGACGGGCGCTGGTACTTTGCCCGGCGCCTGCCGCTCTACTGGTACGCGACCGACCTGAACAAGCCACCGGTGGGCGCAAACAAGATGCGCTGGCCGGGTACGGACTGGGCGGAAGGGACCTTCCACAAGCTGTTCCCCAGCTATGCCGAGTTCTGGGCGCGCGAGGGGGACCACGGCGGCCCGGTGCCCGAACCCGCGCCGCTTGAGAAGTTCCTGGAAACCATGCGGCGCGGTGCGGCTGCGCCCAGGATCAAGGTGCGGGCGGACTAG
- a CDS encoding SDR family NAD(P)-dependent oxidoreductase, giving the protein MTGRLAGRAAIVTGAGRGIGAAVVRRLMDDGARVAALDLNQAEAEASGATLALGCDVADSGSVAAAVKAAREAFGRLDIAVNNAGIGRAADDGSDEFYASMARRNAELAEQGSSDVIVDQVIHMGDDGWAGVLAVNLNGTFYVCREFARVLAADGHPGTIINISSTSAQSGEGSAHYCASKAAVIGLTRQLARELAPRRIRVNAVAPGPTNTPIMQGIPDDWIASMEAAIPLGRMADPAEIAATVAFLASDDASYVNGSVLVANGASYYF; this is encoded by the coding sequence ATGACCGGGCGACTGGCAGGACGCGCCGCCATTGTCACCGGGGCCGGCCGGGGGATCGGCGCGGCCGTTGTCCGGCGGCTGATGGACGACGGGGCCCGGGTGGCCGCACTCGATCTGAACCAGGCCGAAGCGGAGGCGAGCGGCGCCACGCTGGCGCTGGGCTGCGATGTCGCGGATTCCGGTTCGGTCGCCGCTGCCGTCAAGGCTGCGCGCGAGGCGTTCGGGCGGCTCGACATCGCAGTCAACAACGCCGGAATCGGCCGCGCTGCCGATGACGGCTCGGACGAGTTCTATGCCAGCATGGCCCGGCGCAATGCCGAACTGGCCGAGCAGGGCAGCTCGGACGTGATCGTCGATCAGGTGATCCACATGGGCGACGACGGCTGGGCCGGGGTGCTGGCGGTGAACCTCAACGGCACGTTCTATGTCTGCCGCGAATTCGCCCGTGTGCTGGCCGCAGACGGCCATCCCGGCACGATCATCAACATAAGCTCGACCAGCGCCCAGTCGGGCGAAGGCAGCGCGCATTACTGCGCCAGCAAGGCCGCCGTGATCGGCCTGACCCGCCAGCTCGCACGCGAACTCGCCCCGCGCAGGATCCGCGTGAACGCAGTTGCGCCGGGGCCGACCAACACCCCGATCATGCAGGGCATCCCGGATGATTGGATCGCCTCGATGGAAGCGGCGATCCCGCTGGGCCGGATGGCCGACCCGGCCGAAATTGCTGCAACAGTGGCGTTCCTGGCCAGCGACGACGCCAGTTACGTGAACGGATCGGTGCTGGTTGCCAATGGTGCCAGCTACTACTTCTAG
- a CDS encoding EthD domain-containing protein, whose protein sequence is MEKVICLLWSEDGADRAAFNDRLIAHLPGALRAAGASDIRINLEDAISAGGAHLRQTRGARQHDAAVQFWLHSANQARRGGVDHVLDGCCARWHGWVVAESTIIANAAHPAQPGQRTAGWAQLAFLTLPAWLTHAEWLELWQDCHTQVAVETQANFEYVQNLVVRALTDGAPPYTAIVEECFPEAALRDPFVFFDAVGDPAKFQANLDRMMESCDRFIDRGTIDVIPTGQYSF, encoded by the coding sequence ATGGAGAAGGTCATCTGCCTGCTGTGGAGCGAAGACGGCGCTGATCGCGCTGCTTTCAATGACCGGCTGATCGCGCACCTGCCGGGCGCCCTGCGTGCTGCCGGTGCGAGCGATATTCGGATCAATCTCGAGGATGCCATCAGCGCAGGCGGCGCGCATCTGCGCCAGACCCGCGGTGCGCGGCAGCATGATGCGGCGGTGCAGTTCTGGCTGCACTCGGCCAATCAGGCACGGCGAGGCGGTGTGGACCACGTGCTTGATGGATGCTGCGCACGATGGCACGGCTGGGTGGTAGCGGAATCGACCATTATCGCCAACGCGGCGCATCCGGCGCAGCCCGGCCAGCGCACCGCCGGTTGGGCCCAGCTCGCCTTTCTGACCTTGCCGGCATGGCTGACCCATGCCGAATGGCTTGAGCTATGGCAGGATTGCCACACGCAGGTGGCGGTCGAGACCCAGGCCAATTTCGAATATGTCCAGAACCTCGTCGTCCGGGCGCTGACGGACGGCGCACCGCCCTATACGGCGATCGTGGAGGAGTGTTTTCCCGAGGCGGCGCTGAGGGATCCCTTTGTGTTTTTCGACGCGGTGGGCGATCCGGCGAAGTTCCAGGCGAACCTCGACCGGATGATGGAAAGCTGCGATCGCTTCATCGATCGCGGCACCATCGACGTAATCCCGACCGGGCAGTACAGCTTTTGA
- a CDS encoding SDR family NAD(P)-dependent oxidoreductase: MADLSGKVALITGAGQGVGQGIALALAAAGAKVAVTGRTLAKLEATCALIAERGGEAQAIAGNVKDAGNLAEMVEQTIKRFGGLDVLVNNAQEVPNGKLLDVSDEAFLAGFESGPLASFRLMKLVHPHMVARGGGVIVNLASSAGIRWDMSGYGAYGAVKQATRVLTRAAAAEWGRQGIRVLTIAPHAESPGLKWWIANNPDEAEAFFRTIPLGRIGKLEEDIGRAVAALCSDDMAYLTGATIPLDGGQANFD, from the coding sequence ATGGCCGATCTTTCCGGCAAAGTGGCACTGATAACGGGGGCCGGGCAAGGGGTCGGGCAGGGGATTGCCCTTGCGCTTGCTGCGGCCGGCGCGAAAGTCGCTGTTACCGGCCGGACCCTGGCCAAGCTGGAAGCAACCTGCGCGCTGATAGCCGAGCGCGGCGGCGAGGCGCAGGCAATTGCCGGCAACGTGAAGGATGCCGGCAACCTTGCGGAGATGGTCGAGCAAACGATCAAACGGTTCGGCGGGCTCGATGTGCTGGTCAACAACGCGCAGGAAGTGCCGAATGGCAAGCTGCTTGATGTCAGCGATGAGGCCTTCCTCGCCGGATTCGAGTCCGGTCCGCTGGCCAGCTTCCGGCTGATGAAGCTGGTGCATCCACATATGGTCGCGCGCGGGGGCGGGGTGATCGTCAACCTCGCGTCGTCGGCCGGTATCCGGTGGGACATGTCCGGCTATGGCGCTTACGGTGCGGTCAAGCAGGCGACCCGCGTGCTGACCCGCGCGGCGGCGGCCGAATGGGGCCGGCAGGGCATCCGCGTGCTGACGATTGCACCCCATGCCGAAAGCCCGGGGCTCAAATGGTGGATTGCGAACAACCCGGACGAGGCCGAGGCCTTCTTCCGTACCATCCCGCTGGGCCGGATCGGTAAACTGGAGGAGGATATCGGCCGGGCTGTTGCCGCGCTGTGTTCGGATGACATGGCCTATCTTACCGGCGCAACGATCCCGCTCGACGGCGGCCAGGCGAATTTCGACTGA